One genomic region from Ptychodera flava strain L36383 chromosome 5, AS_Pfla_20210202, whole genome shotgun sequence encodes:
- the LOC139133790 gene encoding uncharacterized protein: protein MYAVIVRLLKRSTPIPDERSHRTVKDKIRYDLLNAECGTWASNLPIYARIYNESPHRSLGDRSPYEAFFGFKSNHRTRVLQVGREPEDNYDPEETKIATVELSKEDVDQWLDVLAVLQAEVKTSSDNAAVKAAQRKLAMKPPSQYDIGDSVLVKFKGQDTRLIRGGRSTPRTVVATIVERHLDKFLYKVQYLSPINQREITEWRKVDDITSTTRSEEKRRQELAKENHGIKGKCECADSSCSKPTSDKCSYRMHHSCCKKTIKKHGPCSIVGHNNAQQLWQDHLSMQKNSFHMDIAYCIGQESITHEDVSVLRGQCKLNDKIINLYMECLKKMIFNGSEKVPVSTSLCIATTFFLASIASLIKSNEMKTRRYTKHMRKVPGLFALDKMVVPAHVDGDHWIFVVIDSKAKTISFYDSLDTSPKYPLIEEQLRDFIKEECNFIKLPYNREEWSVEYVKGVLKQARSNQTSCGPYMLKNMKNLLSGSGFIHKGDGDCIRDELLNDIKKNTTKASTLKKDQHVKQYDGVYKACKLLGLTTDRDKFSSEGYHDIMEALKIIREDNCDKSEREALYEKLERSNLQRTIPETPSDGNCLFHAIAHQISITRNIPCGILDHFIMRQLIIQYMEDNKEKLKDLVTADLLDMGLTWNEYIANMKKVGEWGDQVVLAVSAIMLQCNIVIVAPNFTRTIAAERKENQPLYIGYIPNLHFMSLEHKDKIEEAVEVEDATEDEKPVEFNEEVHVPLVPAMSCLPAEIITIIINYACEGKEQNAVKLRCVCKQWKELITPVYLEKLHMQVMMKPLEQLEQIMNLADIREKAGQVSHNYDFEYHETRCFTLEEVKQQLSNRTDVDTAGNQACEDQTFLHVDSRNLCFVYFLHLKGIEIEVDRSGQFFIFSEEYMKSFDRYKECIFHSWRVVSKQADLRKFFGGRSNQHHAGLVEAETAATPCDTDNQVPRPSQQNYEHSTEVDSIDLL, encoded by the exons GATGAAAGATCACACCGTACTGTCAAAGACAAAATACGGTATGATTTGCTAAATGCTGAATGTGGAACGTGGGCATCCAATCTGCCTATATATGCCAGAATCTACAATGAAAGTCCTCATCGTTCACTTG GTGACAGGAGTCCTTATGAAGCATTTTTCGGCTTCAAATCCAATCATCGGACAAGAGTGTTGCAAGTCGGACGAGAACCAGAGGATAACTATGATCCAGAAGAGACA AAAATAGCCACTGTAGAATTATCCAAGGAGGATGTTGATCAGTGGTTGGATGTATTGGCAGTGCTTCAAGCTGAAGTAAAGACGTCTTCTGACAATGCGGCAGTCAAAGCAGCACAAAGAAAACTTGCGATGAAACCTCCATCCCAATATGACATCGGGGATAGTGTTCTAGTTAAGTTCAAAGGACAAGACACAAGACTCATAAGAGGAGGGAGATCAACTCCAAGGACTGTTGTAGCAACCATTGTTGAAAGACACTTGGACAAATTCCTATATAAAGTACAGTATTTGTCACCAATCAATCAGAGGGAAATAACAGAATGGAGAAAGGTTGATGATATAACATCAACAACCAGATCAGAAGAGAAAAGAAGGCAAGAACTAGCTAAGGAAAATCACGGTATCAAAG GAAAATGTGAATGTGCTGATAGTAGCTGTTCAAAACCGACTTCAGACAAATGCAGTTATCGTATGCACCATTCGTGTTGTAAGAAGACAATAAAGAAACATGGACCATGCAGCATAGTTGGACATAATAATGCTCAACAGCTATG GCAAGATCACCTGTCTATGCAGAAAAATAGTTTCCATATGGATATAGCATACTGTATTG GGCAGGAATCTATAACACATGAAGATGTTTCTGTATTAAGAGGACAATGCAAACTAAATGACAAG ATTATCAATTTATATATGGAATGCcttaaaaaaatgatttttaatgGAAGTGAAAAG GTACCGGTATCTACCAGTTTGTGTATTGCTACAACATTTTTCTTGGCTTCAATTGCTTCCTTAATAAAATCCAATGAAATGAAAACACGAAGATACACAAAACATATGCGGAAG GTGCCTGGACTGTTTGCCTTGGACAAAATGGTCGTTCCAGCACATGTAGATGGAGACCACTGGATTTTCGTG GTGATTGACAGTAAGGCAAAGACAATTAGTTTCTATGATTCACTAGATACATCGCCAAAGTATCCATTGATAGAAGAACAACTGAG GGACTTCATCAAAGAAGAGTGCAACTTTATCAAGCTTCCATATAATAGAGAAGAATGGAGTGTGGAATATGTGAAG GGTGTTCTGAAACAAGCAAGATCTAATCAGACAAGCTGTGGTCCATACATGTTGAag AATATGAAGAATTTGCTAAGTGGCTCTGGGTTTATACACAAG GGAGATGGTGATTGTATCAGGGATGAACTACTGAATGATATCAAGAAAAA CACTACTAAAGCATCTACCTTGAAGAAAG accaacatgtcaaacaatatgatGGTGTGTACAAAGCATGCAAGCTTCTTGGACTGACCACCGATCGGGATAAATTCTCCAGTGAAG GGTATCATGACATCATGGAAGCTTTAAAGATCATACGAGAAGACAACTGTGATAAGTCAGAACGAGAAGCCCTGTACGAGAAGCTCGAAAGATCAAATTTACAGAGAACCATACCAGAAACACCTAGTGATGGGAACTGTCTCTTCCATGCGATAGCACATCAAATATCTATAACAAGGAACATACCCTGTGGTATTTTGGATCATTTTATTATGAGGCAACTCATAATACAATATATGGAAGATAATAAAGAGAAATTGAAG GACCTTGTTACTGCTGACTTATTGGATATGGGTCTCACATGGAATGAATACATTGCAAATATGAAAAAGGTTGGAGAGTGGGGGGACCAAGTAGTTCTTGCTGTGTCAGCTATCATGCTACAGTGCAACATTGTGATTGTTGCCCCTAATTTCACAAGGACAATAGCagcagaaagaaaagaaaaccaaCCACTGTATATTGGGTATATCCCAAATCTccatttcatgtctttggaaCACAAAG ACAAGATTGAAGAAGCTGTGGAGGTTGAAGATGCTACTGAGGATGAAAAACCTGTTGAGTTTAATGAAGAGGTACATGTTCCACTTGTGCCG GCTATGTCATGTCTACCAGCAGAGATtattacaataataataaactaTGCCTGCGAAGGTAAAGAACAAAATGCAGTAAAATTGAGATGTGTATGCAAACAATGGAAGGAACTTATAACACCAGTCTACCTTGAGAAACTTCACATGCAAGTGATGATGA AACCACTGGAACAGTTAGAACAGATTATGAACCTTGCAGATATTAGAGAAAAGGCAGGACAAGTTTCACACAACTATGATTTTGAATATCATGAGACACGATGTTTTACATTAGAGGAAGTTAAGCAACAACTAAGCAATAGAACAGATGTAGATACG gcTGGTAACCAAGCTTGTGAAGACCAAACATTTCTTCATGTGGACAGCAGAAATCtctgttttgtttactttcttCACCTCAAGGGAATAGAGATTGAAGTAGACAGATCTGGCCAATTCTTTATATTCTCAGAAGAATACATGAAATCATTTGATAGATATAAGGAGTGTATTTTCCATTCTT GGCGGGTCGTGTCAAAACAGGCcgatctgcgaaagtttttcggcggccgcagcaaccagcaccatgcaggtttggtcgaggccgaaacggcagctacgccatgcgatactgataATCAGGTCCCCCgaccaagtcagcaaaattacgaacattcaacagaagttgaCTCAATAGATTTACTataa